One Bacteroidota bacterium genomic window, TTTTAAATTACTTGAAGATGGATCAGATGTCTTAACCAAGGAGGAAACTGCACAGCTTGCCGTTCGTCAGCAAAAATTTATTCAGAATCTTGAAAATGCCCTGATAAGAATTGAAAATAAAACATATGGAATTTGCAGGGCTACTGGAAAATTAATTTCCAAAGACAGGCTAAGAGTGGTGCCTCACGCTACCTTAAGTATAGAAGCTAAAAACGCCCAATAAATAAAATAGGAACGAATATAATTCGTTCCTATTAAAAGAATTATTTGTAAACACAGTGAAAAAGCCTCTATTAATTATTTTTCTTGTTCTTCTTGTAGACCAGGTATCCAAAATATGGATTAAAACCAATATGCATTTAGGACAGGAATTCTCTGCCCTTGGCAATTGGTTTATTATCCATTTCACTGAAAATTATGGAATGGCCTTCGGGTTGGAATTTGCCGGTGAATATGGAAAATTGTTCCTGAGTGTTTTTAGAATAGTTGCAATTGGGGCCATTGCCTGGTATTTATACAAGCTTGTTAAGGAAAAAGTTCATGCCGGCCTTATTGTTAGTATTTCCCTGATTCTTGCAGGGGCCATAGGAAATATGATTGACAGTGCATTTTATGGTTTAATCTTTAGTGATAGTTTTAATCAGCTTGCCCAGTTTATGCCTGAAGAAGGAGGTTACTCTGGTTTTCTTCATGGTAGAGTAGTGGATATGTTATATTTTCCTATTTTAGAAGGATACTTTCCCGAATGGTTGCCTTTTTGGGGTGGAGAACATTTTTTGTTTTTCAGGCCTGTTTTTAATGTAGCTGATTCTGCCATTACCATTGGTGTTTTTATTTTGCTGTTTTTTCAAAAATCGTTTTTTAGCACCGATAGTGTGAAAACAAATGAAATTCAAAAAGAACAGACAAAAAATTCTGAAAGCATTTCAAATCCTGCATAAGGAAAAATTTCTTGCTTTTATTATACTTCCCGTGCTTTATCAATGTGCTTTTACAGTATTAAATTACTTTAATTTACAATGACTCGATATACTACTTCCATAGTTGCAGAAATAATTAACGGTACATTAATTCAACTTGCAAAGGATGAAATAATCAGAACTTTGCTTATTGACAGCAGGAAAATTGCATTCCCTGAAAATGCTTTGTTTTTTGCAATTAAAGGGGACAGGCACAATGGACATACCTACATTCCGGAACTTTATGAGAAAGGAATAAGAAATTTCATTACTGAGGATATTCCTCAGGATCTTTCCTTGTTTGAAAATGCTAATTTCATTCAGGTAAACAATGTTATTTTGGCCATTCAGAAACTGGCAGCATTTCACAGGGAAAAACACAATTTGAATGTTATTGCCATAACTGGGAGCAATGGAAAAACAATAATCAAAGAATGGTTATATCAGTTACTTAATGAAGATTTTAATATTGTAAGAAGTCCAAAGAGTTACAATTCACAGGTCGGTGTTCCTCTTTCTATTTGGCAGATTAATAAAGAGCATGATTTAGGTATTTTTGAAGCTGGAATTTCAAAGCCTGGTGAAATGCTCACCCTTGAAAAAATCATTAAACCCCAAATGGGAATATTTACCAATATTGGGGAGGCGCACGCTGAAAATTTTAAAAACCAGGCAGAAAAAATAAAGGAAAAACTTGATTTGTTTAATCATTCCGAAACCTTGATTTATTGTCGTGATTATATTTTATTAGGTCAGGAAATTCTTTTGCACCCGGGCTTAAAAAACATTAAACTCTTTACCTGGTCAAAAAAGGCCAAAGCCGACCTTCAAATTGCAAAGATTAATAAAATGCAGCAACAGACAGAGATTCAGGCCATATACAACATGAATTTTTTGCGCATTAAAATACCTTTTACTGATGAGGCTTCCATAGAAAATGCAATTCATTGTTGGTCCTATATGCTTTTCAAGGGTTATGATAATGAGTTTATAGCAAAGCGCATGTTATCGTTAAATCCTGTAGCTATGCGCCTTGAGCTTAAAGAAGGAATAAACAATTGTTCTGTAATTAACGATAGTTATAATTCAGATTTAGGTTCTTTATCAATTGCTTTGGATTTTTTAAATCAACAGCAGCAACATGAAAAAAAGACTTTGGTGTTATCCGACATCCTGCAAACAGGCAAAAATGAAGAACAGCTTTATTCAGAAGTTGCGCAAATGATTTCCAACCAGGGAATTAGCCGAATTGTAGGAATTGGGGAAGCAATTTCAAGGCAAGCAGGAAAATTTAATGTTCATAAGCTTTTTTTTAATGACACTGCTGATTTTCTCAAAAATTTCAGTTCTGATTTTTTTTCAAATGAAACTATTTTACTCAAAGGAGCAAGAGTGTTTGGCTTTGAGAAGATAAGTAAATTATTGCAACAAAAAGCTCATGAAACAGTATTGGAAATTAACCTTGATGCTGTGATTGACAATCTTAATTATTTCCGCTCTAAATTAAATCCATCCACTAAAATTGTTGCCATGGTAAAGGCTTTTAGTTATGGCAGTGGAAGTTTTGAAATAGCCAATTTACTTCAGTTCCATAGAATCGATTATTTAGCCGTAGCATACGCAGATGAAGCAATAGAATTAAGAAAGGCGGGAATCAAGACTCCAATAATGGTAATGAATCCCCTTGAACAAAGTTATGATGCTATGATTCATTACAAACTTGAACCAGAGATTTACAGTTTTAAAATACTTGACTTGTTTAGCGATGCAGTAAAAAGAAACTTATCACTACTGCAAGAGCCATTTCCGGTTCATTTAAAGCTCGATACAGGAATGCGAAGGCTTGGGTTTGATAAGCATGAAATAAACGAATTGGTAGTTAGAATAAAAAACAATAAAAACCTGGTGGTTAAATCAGTTTTTTCACATCTTTCTGCAAGTGATGAAGAAATACATGATGCTTTCACAAGGGAGCAAATCAGTTCTTTTAAAGAAATGAGTCAAAGGATTATTCAATATTTGGATTACCCAATTCTAAGGCATATTCTAAATTCTGCCGGCATTGTTCGATTCCCAGAATCTCAATTTGAAATGGTTAGATTAGGGGTTGGACTTTATGGCATTGGCGCAAATAAATACGAACAAAGCAGATTGAAAAATGTAAGCACGCTTAAAACCAGCATTTCCCAAATTAGAAATGTAAAGCAGGGTGAATCCATTGGATACAGTAGAAAAGCTATTGCAGCTTCTGAAATGAAAATTGCAATTGTACCCATAGGATATGCGGATGGTTATAACAGGGGTTTAAGCAATGGAAAAGGAAAAATGTTTGTAAATGGAAAAGAAGCAAAGGTTGTTGGAAATGTATGCATGGATATGTGCATGATTGACATTACAGGGGTGAATGCTAAAGAAGGAGATGAGGTTATTGTATTTGGTGCCGAATATCCCATTACAGACATTGCATTGGAGCTCAATACAATTCCCTATGAAATACTCACCAATGTTTCAAGAAGGGTTAAAAGAATTTATTTTCATGAATAAAAGTGATCTATGGAGCCAATTTCAGTTGTAATAATCACTTACAATGAAGAAAAAAATATTGGGAGGTGTCTGGACTCTTTAAAGCATATTACTGATGATATTGTAGTGGTTGATTCTTTTTCAACAGATAAAACCATGGCCTTGTGTAAAAAAGCGGGAGTTAATTTTATACAAAAGCCCTGGAAAGGTTATTCATTAACAAAAAATTATGCCAATAGCCAGGCAAAACACGATTGGATTTTATCAATAGATGCAGATGAAGCACTTACAGAAGAACTGCAAATTTCTATTGAACAAGTTAAAAAACAGTTAAATTCCCAAAGTGTTTATAAATTCAACAGGCTAATGAATTACTGCGGAAAATGGATTTATCATTCAGGTTGGTATCCTGACACCAAAATAAGACTTTTTAACAAGAAAGAGGTATGCTGGGAAGGTGATATTCACGAAACCTTGACTGTTCCACCTCATTTTACTGAAATTCTTTTAAAAGGCGACTTGTTGCATTATAGCTATTATACTATTCAAGAGCATTTCAAGCAAGCTGAGCGGTTTGCTCACCTTGCCGCAGATGTTTTGCACAGAAAAGGAAAAAAATCGTCATGGGCTCTTATTTTCGCTAAAACAGGGTTTAAGTTTTTCAGGAACTTTTTTTTGAAAAAAGGATTTATGGATGGTCTTACGGGTTTTACTATTTGTAGGATAACGGCCTGGGAAACCTACCAGAAATATTGCAGATTGAAGGGCTTAAATGAAAGTCTTTAAAATAAAATTATTTTTCATCTCTTGCCCCTAACAATAAAAGGCTGTTAAAAAAGGCAAAGAAAGTTACTCCTGCCTGGGTTTCCAAAGTGTCCTCAGAGATCATAGAAAATATCGCAATTACAAAAAAGACAAGATAGAAGTAGTTTTTGCTGTTTTTCTCACTTATAAATGGATAAACAAGGGAAAATAAAAAGTAAATTAACCCAATTAAACCCAGGGCAACAGCAATGGCCAAAAATTGATTGTGGGATCGGTGCCTGAATTTTTCGTTTAACTGCGTGTTGTTATTTAAGTACTGATCACTAAATGCCCAAAGTGGATCACCTGTTCCTACGCCAGTTAATATATTCCCTTTAATTATGCCTAAAGCTGTTCGCCAAAATTCAAAACGCATGGATACAGAATGTCCACTGGGATCATATCCCTTAAAATACCAATCCACTTCCCAGATTACCTGTCTTATCCTGTCATGAAGGCTTGATTTTTCTTGATAATCAACATTTGCAACACCATTTTCAATGGCAATAATCTCCTCTTGGGTTAGGGTTTTCAATGCCTGGGCATCTTTTCTCAATCCTTTGGAAGTTAAAAAACGCATGATTGTGTATTTAATGAAATGTCCCTTCCTGTCGATACTGTCAAAAGCAATTTGGCTTCTTTGATTCCAGTTTTCAGTTAGTTCATTCATTGCGATATAAATACGCACGTAATTCCCGTTTTCAATTTCCTGATTTTCAATATCATGAATATAAACTTCTCCACCAGCAGAATAAATTTCCAACTCATCTAAGCTCAGACGCTTGGGGCTGTAAAAGTCTTTTATTTCCAGTGCAACATAAACGGGCGGAATAATTAGTATGCCAAAAAGAAATAAAAGCCCGAAAACTTTATATTTCCCAGGCTGTTTTATTACCCAGAAGAAAAATATAGTTAATGCAACAAAGGAAGTAATAATTAATCCGGTAAGGGATTCCATCAAAACAAGAAAACAAATTAACCATATTGCAGCAAGCCCGAATACATACTTCAAATTTTCATGTTTATTGAAAAAGAAATAGATTGCAATAAAAAATCCCATGGCGATCATCAAACTAAATCGAATGTTTGAAATGAACAAAGATATTTGTCTTATGTCCGTAATTTCCACTCCTGTAAGGCCAAGGAAAACTATTGTACTTGAAAGGGTTGCTATAAATACAGAAAGCAGAAAAAATTTCAATATCCAATTTATTTTTTCTTTTGATAAGCCAGGAGAAGAAGAAATAATGAGAGGAAGCAGCAACAAAGGAATTTTCTTTTTCACATCTTCTAATCCATAAACCCAATTGCTGGAATATAAAAGTCCGAATACATGAATAATAAAAACCCCGCTTAAAACCAAAGCAGTTTTGTTTTTCAGAAAAAGATT contains:
- a CDS encoding TraR/DksA family transcriptional regulator, whose product is MATRPVPVKQKEDNRSRYSDEELLEFKGLIIQKLTEARKDFDLLKDSLSNKTNGTDDTSPTFKLLEDGSDVLTKEETAQLAVRQQKFIQNLENALIRIENKTYGICRATGKLISKDRLRVVPHATLSIEAKNAQ
- a CDS encoding lipoprotein signal peptidase, with the translated sequence MKKPLLIIFLVLLVDQVSKIWIKTNMHLGQEFSALGNWFIIHFTENYGMAFGLEFAGEYGKLFLSVFRIVAIGAIAWYLYKLVKEKVHAGLIVSISLILAGAIGNMIDSAFYGLIFSDSFNQLAQFMPEEGGYSGFLHGRVVDMLYFPILEGYFPEWLPFWGGEHFLFFRPVFNVADSAITIGVFILLFFQKSFFSTDSVKTNEIQKEQTKNSESISNPA
- a CDS encoding bifunctional UDP-N-acetylmuramoyl-tripeptide:D-alanyl-D-alanine ligase/alanine racemase — encoded protein: MTRYTTSIVAEIINGTLIQLAKDEIIRTLLIDSRKIAFPENALFFAIKGDRHNGHTYIPELYEKGIRNFITEDIPQDLSLFENANFIQVNNVILAIQKLAAFHREKHNLNVIAITGSNGKTIIKEWLYQLLNEDFNIVRSPKSYNSQVGVPLSIWQINKEHDLGIFEAGISKPGEMLTLEKIIKPQMGIFTNIGEAHAENFKNQAEKIKEKLDLFNHSETLIYCRDYILLGQEILLHPGLKNIKLFTWSKKAKADLQIAKINKMQQQTEIQAIYNMNFLRIKIPFTDEASIENAIHCWSYMLFKGYDNEFIAKRMLSLNPVAMRLELKEGINNCSVINDSYNSDLGSLSIALDFLNQQQQHEKKTLVLSDILQTGKNEEQLYSEVAQMISNQGISRIVGIGEAISRQAGKFNVHKLFFNDTADFLKNFSSDFFSNETILLKGARVFGFEKISKLLQQKAHETVLEINLDAVIDNLNYFRSKLNPSTKIVAMVKAFSYGSGSFEIANLLQFHRIDYLAVAYADEAIELRKAGIKTPIMVMNPLEQSYDAMIHYKLEPEIYSFKILDLFSDAVKRNLSLLQEPFPVHLKLDTGMRRLGFDKHEINELVVRIKNNKNLVVKSVFSHLSASDEEIHDAFTREQISSFKEMSQRIIQYLDYPILRHILNSAGIVRFPESQFEMVRLGVGLYGIGANKYEQSRLKNVSTLKTSISQIRNVKQGESIGYSRKAIAASEMKIAIVPIGYADGYNRGLSNGKGKMFVNGKEAKVVGNVCMDMCMIDITGVNAKEGDEVIVFGAEYPITDIALELNTIPYEILTNVSRRVKRIYFHE
- a CDS encoding glycosyltransferase family 2 protein; amino-acid sequence: MEPISVVIITYNEEKNIGRCLDSLKHITDDIVVVDSFSTDKTMALCKKAGVNFIQKPWKGYSLTKNYANSQAKHDWILSIDADEALTEELQISIEQVKKQLNSQSVYKFNRLMNYCGKWIYHSGWYPDTKIRLFNKKEVCWEGDIHETLTVPPHFTEILLKGDLLHYSYYTIQEHFKQAERFAHLAADVLHRKGKKSSWALIFAKTGFKFFRNFFLKKGFMDGLTGFTICRITAWETYQKYCRLKGLNESL
- a CDS encoding O-antigen ligase family protein, which gives rise to MQINSKINHSNIYFAGLILLTVVMPFSNLLMSIAQIILILNWIVGGNLKAKFNLFLKNKTALVLSGVFIIHVFGLLYSSNWVYGLEDVKKKIPLLLLPLIISSSPGLSKEKINWILKFFLLSVFIATLSSTIVFLGLTGVEITDIRQISLFISNIRFSLMIAMGFFIAIYFFFNKHENLKYVFGLAAIWLICFLVLMESLTGLIITSFVALTIFFFWVIKQPGKYKVFGLLFLFGILIIPPVYVALEIKDFYSPKRLSLDELEIYSAGGEVYIHDIENQEIENGNYVRIYIAMNELTENWNQRSQIAFDSIDRKGHFIKYTIMRFLTSKGLRKDAQALKTLTQEEIIAIENGVANVDYQEKSSLHDRIRQVIWEVDWYFKGYDPSGHSVSMRFEFWRTALGIIKGNILTGVGTGDPLWAFSDQYLNNNTQLNEKFRHRSHNQFLAIAVALGLIGLIYFLFSLVYPFISEKNSKNYFYLVFFVIAIFSMISEDTLETQAGVTFFAFFNSLLLLGARDEK